The Populus nigra chromosome 4, ddPopNigr1.1, whole genome shotgun sequence genome contains the following window.
aacgaaaaaaaaatcatcaagtaaTAAACCCTAGATCTTACAAAATCCAAAGACCGACTGACCTTTAGGTGTTCCTGCAAGGAAGAGATCTCCTCCTCAGCAAGAAATCCGGATTCTCGACATCAAGAAATATTTTCACCAGATCGAAGCACAAAACTGAAAAGGATGcaaaatataaatctttaaaaattcaagaaaaatataaaatcaaagatCAGCAAAATAGATCTATCTGAAAATCATACCTCCATAGACTACGTTAATTGGCAGCACGATCCTTCAAGACTTTCCGATCCAAATTCAAGCCAAGAGAGGAATATCACATCGATATCAGATCTATTTAGGCCGGGAAGCCTACGCGAGAAATCGAATCCGGGACCAAGAGAATGCATGGTCAGAAGATAGATCATTTCACGATCTACTAGAATCTGAAGACAAATAAGAGAGAACCcgagagagtttttttttttggatctgaAAATTGAGATTGTAGAGTGGAATATAAATAGGGGAAGAAGCGCCTTTAAGGGGAAAGAGATGACAGCGTTATAGAAGGAACCTAATTATATAGATACCCTAAGAGATCCAACGGCTGTGATGTTTTGGCTAAGAAGATAATCTACGGTCCGATTTGCGCCTTTTTGTTGAGAGGCGGTGTGCTTGCGTGTTTGGCGATTAGCGAGGAAGGTTCTCGATATGTTTTGACGGGATTAATTATATGACACGTGTTTGGTGACTTGTGTTTCCTCATTCCTGTAACTTAAAGCTGTTTGGAAAGAGGACATCGCATTCCCACGTTGAGCTAGGAATTTCCTGCACCGAACTTGGGATAACCATAGTCTTTGACATCATCTTttccaaaatttatttaatttagcaaaaaacaaaaacaattgtgATTTTACTACGCACCACCTTATAAAAACATTGATTATTTTCaatagtgttattttttttctgttttcttggtttttcttttaatttttttaatttaatttttatttttttaatttattaaaattagattttatgatttattttgttatgttttttatagagttatttttttttttagtttaacatgggtgtccgggccagcttgcgcgtactttgactaatcccacgggcctcgaagttaacgaccatgtaagcctccagtggccattatatgagcaaccatagggctcgaatctgagaccacaaagggagcaaacctcttagttCCAAGCGCTTACCACTGGGCCACCACCTAGTTggtttttatagagttattttAGTCTTATGACTCAGATCATGAATTTAACATATTAACttagttgattttaatttcttttatttttttaatttagtttttttaattttatccttcaaaactTTATTAAGTGAAACTTatgattcatgatttattttaatttgtttttttaggagaTCCCAACATAGTTATTTAAGTCACCAATTTAGAGATTTAATATGAGTTGACCATGTTTATTCTTTTAGtccctttttaaatttattttttttcaatttcattgtaTTGACTCAGAATTGtgctatataatttattttgatttgctttctatgatgtTATCTTAACCTCGTGACCTAAGTTAAGGATACAataagttaacccgagttaactaaatttgttttttgatttgttttttataagttatcatggtcttataAACCTGTAGGCCATGATTTGGTGGATTAACCCATGTCAttttttcttaccttttttaaattgatttcataaaaaaaaaaattatcattcaacattgagttgattaagaattgggtttcataatttattttgatttgatttttatggtgttatcccgatctcatgatcTTGGATGTGGTTTTAGCAAATCAATCTAGATTGaccatatttttttcccttttttttttcaatttcatcattcgttaggttgattggaaattaaacttcaaaatttcttacaatttacttttttttgggTTGTCATGATCTTGTGATTAGGGTTgtaaatttgacaagttaatcaaAGTTAATACGGAACGATCAATCTAATAGGTTTTCgtcttaatatctttttaaagaagACATCGttctgtattttgtttttcttaaactaCTCTTTACCAATTTTCTGGTTTGTCATTGGACTCACCACATCAACCAGGTCAAcatttatatagtttaatttattttctataaaaaaaacattagcaacaCTATTACgacaattatcattatcattacaactgattttacgagtttgaaaaaaatataaaattatgcattctgGTAATCTATATTTGTCATTACAATTATCACTATCATCACAACTGCTatcattataataaattattactactactactattatgacaatcatcatcatcatcatcattactatcattattattgtcGCTATTAGTAGTAACAGTAGTATCATTGTCACCACCATCACcactattattatattatcatcaataatttagtttattattacgatcatcatcatcatcatctttgcTATTATTGGtaataatatcatcatcatcattatcattaccatcaataatattagtattttcattactatttgtattattattatcaataatattattatcttcatcatttttatttatttattaatactaCTACAACTaacattactattattattttttatcatcatcatcatcattgttattaatattaccatctctattattactattattattaataatattattgaaaaaataaaagccatgaacttgatttgaagaatataattgaaaactataaaaactttaacaaatgagctaagaaaaattaaaagaagagggactaaatttgaataattattataattgaaaaaacaaaaactacaaaggataaaattgaaagccataaattttttaacaaaagagcaaaggagaaaaataaaaaattaaaagtagaaaattgaaaaacaacaaaactttaacagaaaagaaaacaagaaaaatacataaatcaAAACTACAAGGATCAAATCtgaaatatcaataacaatGAAGACCACGGGTTAGGAAAGAGAAATGAGGGGGGAATGGTCATCAACAATAAACCAGCAACTTCTGGACACCACGTGCCACTTTATATGAAAAAAGAGACGATGAGGAATAACATAAGATGGAGGAAGCTCATTGTTTAGTACCTAGAGCTGTCGCATGCACCGTCTAAAGTATGCGGGCGGCTTTAACACTACACATGCCAATAACTTTtccaagttaaaaatattattttaatagtcaATTATGTAACTATCATGGACCAAACtaacatttaacaaaaaaaaaattatggctaaaagaaaataataaccgacccaatgaattaaatttattggatCCAAGGATACATGTGTAATTCTACCgtgtatataaaacaaaattaccaAAATACCCCTGTCCaaaaccatttaatttttttatgctttaaggtattttgattattttactatttataaatatattgaattgactaaaatatcttaaaacaaatccataatatccataaaaagataaaaatatatcaataatttaaaggcaagtaaatttttatatgaaggggaaaaaaaaatcaccacacTATATCGGTGAACAGAAAAACACGAGGCCCATCAATTCTAGTATATTTATTACATAGAAGAGTTTCATTTGTGAACGTAATTGCTACAATCGCCCAAGTAACGATTGAGCTGGAGGATGACGGATTTACCACATCGGGCTGTCGTGTAATCCCTGTGAATGTTTGATCTGATCTCCATGATACTCCCTCCGCACCAACTCCTTACAAGGGTGGATGCAACTGTGCTCAAATCCATAACGTTTGTATTTCCATGGCTCCACAATCACATGTTGCTTGCTCCATGGAGAAGCAATTTGCAGAGATCTATATACAGCCCATGCCTTGCATGATTCCTGACAAGCATATATTCCAAGTCACTCATCGCACTCTAAAATGGGAGATGCAGATTTCGTCTTCATGAATGTGATATTCATGTCATGTGCTATGGCCATGCTCCTATGCCACGTTTAGACACATCATCTCTTGCTTTAACCAAAGCACATTGACAAAAGGGTACACAGTAGCTTCTCTCTCAAAATATACAAACACACCCCATTGTCCCTTCAATAGACGGGAACGAATCATCCTGAACTATATGAATAAATCGAAATGAAATTACTGCATTTTTCCAAGTAGCAAGCATatcaaaaatggaaaaaaattaatgaaaaaaaaaaacacacagtGAATGCTCGAAAGAGAAGCCCTTTGAAACCTCTGCCATTGCTTGGATTAGAATCAAAGTCAGAGAGAGATGGGGGGGGAGAGCTAACGTTCATGTCAAACTTTCAggttaaaaattcaaaactccATTCCATTGCTTTCCACTGGACTTCCCACCTCACCCACCTCCGAAAGAGGCCTCTCAACTAGAAAAGAAACAAGGGAACATCCTCTTCTGTGTAAGAAAAACTTCACAACAATGTAAAGAGACTCTTCCACTTCTCTTTCTGAAGAGTTTGAGGGCACTGGAACTTGGTTCCAGCACAGAGGAACAGCATGGCTAAGAGGTCGGAATTTGCACAGAAGCTGTTAGACGATCTCCGGTTGAGGAAGGAACGAATGGCTGTGTCTCAGAGCTCAAAAGGTTCGAAATCAGCTGCTCCAGGTTAGCATTTCATCAAATTTCACTGTCCACTAGTTTTGTTTAATGTGCAAATTGAACATTTAGAAGGCTTAAACAAGTGAAAAATTGTGGTCTAAACAATTCAGAACATTGGGTGCTTCTATTTTCAgtactaaaatattttaacttgtGAATTAGAAATGATCATCTAAAACTACGCAGTGGCATCCAGTCTTGTAGTATACAAAATTCCTGCCAATTTTCATGATCAAAGGACAGTATATGCGTTGTAGTAGGATTAGGTGCTTGGATAGTTTGAAGAGTGATTGTTGTTTTCTCTGCATCATGTGCTTGTGCAGATGTATATGCCAATTCCAAGCAAACTCACAGAGGATCCATAGAAATGAAGACCCATAAAAGTGTGAGTATCATGGCTCAATCTCATGACAGTCGTAGTTATTATGGATTTCCAATTTACTCAAACTGCTCCATGACCACAGAATGGCATTAGGAGTGGAAGCGCGCACAATAAAACTAGTGGAAGCAATAGAACACTCTCCCGTGGAGAAACTTCAACAGAGATTGTTCCTTATGGGAAAGGTCGAAGCTCGAAGCAAATAGGAGATCTGTCCATGGCACTGGCTTTTGCCCTTGAGAATGGTGGAAAACTCAGAAGAATGGATTCGTCTGGCAATAGTTCAATGCTAGGTTTCCTGCATCAAATTGGCAGAAGATCAGTGGAAGTGGGGAGGATGGAAAGAAGTGGTATTGATAGACATGACACTTCAAGCAACCGTTTCCCTACCCTCTCGCATATCCACATCAAAGAAATATCAAAAGGTGCACAGAAGTTACATCAGATCCTGAGAGCTTGTTCAAATGGCCTTAACTTTGAATCATATTCAATAGAAATTGGCAAGGAACTACTCAAAGGGGCCATGGATTTGGAAGAGTCTTTGAGGATGCTTGTAAACCTGCAAGAAGCTTCAGAATATATGATCACCCCACAGAGCAAAACTCGTATCACGTTGCTTGATGAGGATGACGACGACGATGAAGACAACTTCGTCAGAGCAGCTGAGCATAAACAACTTGCTCTGCCAAGGTTCTCCTTTGACAAGCCCTCAAGAAATTCTCATCACATTCAGGAAGTTGCAAGGACTGATCTCAGGCAGAGGCTAATGGCTCTGACTTATTCATCAGAAGCTACAAATTTCAACCATGATAAACACATTTTACGCACCTCAAATTCAGCTTCTCACAAGAAATCGTCTAGCCATGGCTCCACGTCAAAGACTTCAGCAGCATTATCTGAACAGAAGAACCAGTCGAGTTCATCAAAATCCAAACCAGAAAAGGTGAGAATTCCAAATGTAATTGCAAAACTAATGGGCCTGGAGGAGGTTCCAGAAAATGCAGATTCAAAACACGCAAAGAAAGAGTCAAGTCCCAAGCAGAAAACTGAAAGGAATGTCACAAATAAATCTGCAGAAGGAAGCACTACACGAGAACGCGGGACAAAAGATGCTGAGAATTCAGTGTTCAcagtaagaaaacaaaaacagatgCAGCCCAATCAAATTAAGATGCTCCAGGACCCAAAAAATGCCTTGCAAGCAGAAAAGAACCTGCCAAATCACCATGCTAGCTTTGAAATGACTATGCATGATGGAAAGCCACCCAAGAAAGAGGTGGAAGGGATGAAATCAGAGAGAGGCTCGAATAAAGCTAATGTGAAAATGGATAGGCACCAAAGCAACAACATCCAAACGAGCCAAAGCACAGGAAAGCGAAAAACTGTTCAGGACAATACTAAGACCAGAGAGCAGAAAGGGAAAGAACGAGGTGAAACAAGAGAATTAATCCGAAAGCCTGAGCTGCATCAAATGGCATCACTGGCACAAAATGGAGCGGGATCTGCACTTACAATGCAATGGCAAATAGAGCACAACGCAAGTATTCTTGAAACAGAAAAGAGAGATGAAAACAGGTACATTTACAACGATCAACCGAAGTCCTCCAATGATACTGGATTCCGACAGCCTCAAACATTCCAGAACTTTGAACAAGAAGACACAAAACATCATGCTGGAGAGAGAGAGTGGCAGATTGCTAGACAGAAGATTCAAGATAGAACTCAAAAGGCGAGTACTGAAGTAATGTCCAAGAACACGACTGCCCCCATGAACGACATTGTGAATTCCCAAAAAAGGCATTCACAGACAAACCAGGCAACTCCTAGCAGTAGAAGTTCTAAAGAATCAGTTGATGGAGTGCCATCCAAAGGGTTTCCAACTGGCAGGCAACATGAAGATCTTGTCTACGGAATAAGTTCTAATAATATCCAGGCTAGCTTGAAAGATTCAAAGACCATGAACTCGAATCAACATTGCTCCCCAATCGATCTGAAACATGATATGATGAAGAAAATCAGCAATCCAACTATGCAAGAAAAGCAAGCTCATCCACCAGCCACACAGAATGTGATGAATACCAAGGGACTAAAAGCTAAGACTCCTCGAAGGATTGATGAACTAGTGACAAGAAAAAGCGGAACCCCACACAGCTTGGCAAGGCCGCAAAAACATCAGACTTCTACATCGCAAGAAGGTAAACAGAAAAGGCGCGAAAAACTTGGTGGCAAAGTTGAACAAGTGAGAGCCATCAGGTCTAGAGAAGCAGAGGCACGCATTGTTAAATCCAGCAAATCAATGGAAATCATCCAGCAATCGGATGTGTTGGAAGATCTGCATAGTAAAGTTGAACAAGCATCCAACTATTATAGTCCTGTGGAAGACAAAAGCCAAATCCTGAAAGGACCAAATATCCTAGTTCAAACAGACAGTGTAAGCGCATTTGTTACTGCAATCTAAGAAAATATTCTCAGAATACCCTTTATACTCACACAAACTATAAGCCACTTCTTCATAGGGGACAATTCTTGCTGCTTGGTAGTGAGCTAACACGAGCTCTTTTCGGTCTCATGCAGTGTCAAAGCACAGTCTCAACGGTGACAAATGAGCAACAAGGTCAGAAATTGGGCAGGGATCAACAGCAATCTCACaactttgttttggattcacTTAATGGTAGGTACAACTTTGCCTTTCAGTTTCACTCCCCAGAGTACTGCTCTCCTCATTTGCATCATTCCCCAGATCCTACCTCATGTTAATCTACCACGTAGACTTAGGTTTTCCATGTAAAATCTACCAGTAAATCCTTGTTTGCTCTCAAACCAACTTCTATCATTAAGAGCATGAAAAACAGACACcacattatattatataattcatTCTTCGTTGTTGGAAATGTATGCAGGAACTCGTCAAAACAGCAAAGATATTGCTGAACCCTCAAAAATGGAGAAGCAAAAAGCATCGAAATTGGTGGCACCAGAGCCACTAAGTGAAAGTGAAAACCACCTGAAGCTGATCCTGATAAGAAGTCAACTATTCCTTAACACAGTAGAGGCACTGTTCAAACTCGACATCCCTCTGGGCATTCTCCGTACTGGTAGTGAAGAGTATCACGACGAAGAAAGCAAGCTCATATTAGACTGCGGATACGAGAtaatgaaaaggaaaggaaaaaaggaagagCTCAGTGTCCATCCATTGATGGAAATATCTACAACTTGTGTTAAGGTGAAATCTTTGGACAAGTTGATCAAGGAATTGCACAAAGACTTGGAGAAGTTGAAATTCTACGGTAGAAATGGTAATGCTGAGTGTCTTGTTGAAGATTACCTGCCGAAAATGGTGGAATGTGATGTGTACAGCTGGGATTTAGATGTGAACTGCATGTGGGACTTCGGTTGGGACAAGATGTTTGGATTTCTTGAAAAAGATGATATTGTAAGGGATGTTGAGAAGTCCATGCTTAATGGCCTACTCGATGAAGTTACCAGAGACCTTC
Protein-coding sequences here:
- the LOC133690892 gene encoding uncharacterized protein LOC133690892, translated to MAKRSEFAQKLLDDLRLRKERMAVSQSSKGSKSAAPDVYANSKQTHRGSIEMKTHKSNGIRSGSAHNKTSGSNRTLSRGETSTEIVPYGKGRSSKQIGDLSMALAFALENGGKLRRMDSSGNSSMLGFLHQIGRRSVEVGRMERSGIDRHDTSSNRFPTLSHIHIKEISKGAQKLHQILRACSNGLNFESYSIEIGKELLKGAMDLEESLRMLVNLQEASEYMITPQSKTRITLLDEDDDDDEDNFVRAAEHKQLALPRFSFDKPSRNSHHIQEVARTDLRQRLMALTYSSEATNFNHDKHILRTSNSASHKKSSSHGSTSKTSAALSEQKNQSSSSKSKPEKVRIPNVIAKLMGLEEVPENADSKHAKKESSPKQKTERNVTNKSAEGSTTRERGTKDAENSVFTVRKQKQMQPNQIKMLQDPKNALQAEKNLPNHHASFEMTMHDGKPPKKEVEGMKSERGSNKANVKMDRHQSNNIQTSQSTGKRKTVQDNTKTREQKGKERGETRELIRKPELHQMASLAQNGAGSALTMQWQIEHNASILETEKRDENRYIYNDQPKSSNDTGFRQPQTFQNFEQEDTKHHAGEREWQIARQKIQDRTQKASTEVMSKNTTAPMNDIVNSQKRHSQTNQATPSSRSSKESVDGVPSKGFPTGRQHEDLVYGISSNNIQASLKDSKTMNSNQHCSPIDLKHDMMKKISNPTMQEKQAHPPATQNVMNTKGLKAKTPRRIDELVTRKSGTPHSLARPQKHQTSTSQEGKQKRREKLGGKVEQVRAIRSREAEARIVKSSKSMEIIQQSDVLEDLHSKVEQASNYYSPVEDKSQILKGPNILVQTDSCQSTVSTVTNEQQGQKLGRDQQQSHNFVLDSLNGTRQNSKDIAEPSKMEKQKASKLVAPEPLSESENHLKLILIRSQLFLNTVEALFKLDIPLGILRTGSEEYHDEESKLILDCGYEIMKRKGKKEELSVHPLMEISTTCVKVKSLDKLIKELHKDLEKLKFYGRNGNAECLVEDYLPKMVECDVYSWDLDVNCMWDFGWDKMFGFLEKDDIVRDVEKSMLNGLLDEVTRDLLPVF